Proteins encoded together in one Aminipila butyrica window:
- a CDS encoding transketolase family protein, whose protein sequence is MAEKMATRQAYGQVLVELGEKYDNLVVMDADLSKSTMTADFSKNFPERFFNMGIAEQNLYGTATGLAMSGKIVCASTFAMFAAGRAFEIIRNSIGYPHANVKICATHAGITVGEDGASHQTFEDLALMRTIPGMTVINPGDGVSAKELIRQAVAFVGPVYIRLGRAAVPTIYNEKSEIQIGKGNCVRKGKDYTIIATGIMVNEALVAAEQLAKEGLDVRVIDLHTIKPIDEEIILQAARETKGIVTAEEHSVIGGLGAAVAEVVCRHAPVKMAFVGQQDTFGESGKPDELKEKYGMTAAHIVTAVRSL, encoded by the coding sequence ATGGCAGAAAAGATGGCAACGAGACAGGCATATGGGCAGGTTCTGGTAGAGCTGGGAGAGAAATACGATAATCTAGTAGTTATGGATGCAGACCTTTCAAAGTCTACCATGACAGCTGATTTTAGCAAGAACTTTCCAGAGCGTTTTTTTAACATGGGTATTGCTGAGCAAAATTTGTACGGTACCGCCACTGGTCTGGCTATGTCCGGAAAGATTGTCTGCGCCAGCACCTTTGCGATGTTTGCAGCGGGGCGGGCTTTTGAGATTATCCGAAACTCCATCGGCTATCCCCATGCAAATGTGAAAATCTGTGCTACCCATGCAGGCATCACTGTAGGGGAAGATGGAGCCAGTCATCAGACTTTTGAGGACTTAGCTCTCATGCGAACCATTCCGGGGATGACCGTGATTAACCCAGGAGATGGCGTTTCCGCTAAGGAGTTGATTCGTCAGGCGGTAGCCTTCGTGGGACCGGTATACATCCGGCTGGGCCGGGCGGCGGTGCCAACCATCTATAATGAAAAATCCGAGATTCAGATTGGTAAGGGAAATTGTGTGAGGAAGGGTAAGGATTATACCATCATCGCAACAGGAATCATGGTCAATGAAGCTTTGGTGGCAGCGGAGCAGCTGGCCAAGGAAGGTCTGGACGTGCGGGTAATCGATTTGCATACCATCAAGCCTATCGACGAAGAAATTATCCTGCAAGCAGCTCGAGAAACAAAGGGCATTGTTACCGCAGAGGAACATTCTGTCATCGGCGGGCTGGGTGCTGCTGTAGCAGAGGTGGTGTGCCGACATGCTCCTGTAAAGATGGCGTTTGTAGGCCAGCAGGACACCTTTGGTGAATCTGGTAAGCCAGATGAACTGAAAGAAAAGTACGGTATGACAGCAGCTCACATTGTAACAGCTGTGCGCTCCCTGTAG
- a CDS encoding protease complex subunit PrcB family protein yields MSENKFLKKIKWPSKKVLIIGLVIVIAVVAGIFIMGNLNGAETVKFKVLGDNEIPQDIVGQVIPEYRDLERALACMVDDKVYVLVSRGEKPTSGFAVTIDRMLVEEKDGVTNLAVYAKFADPEPGVALTQILTYPLQVAETGLTTLPDQIELRVQYK; encoded by the coding sequence GTGAGCGAGAATAAGTTTTTGAAAAAGATAAAGTGGCCGTCGAAAAAGGTTCTCATCATAGGGCTGGTCATAGTCATAGCCGTGGTGGCGGGCATATTTATCATGGGAAATCTGAACGGAGCGGAGACCGTGAAGTTCAAGGTGCTGGGGGATAATGAAATTCCGCAGGATATTGTTGGTCAGGTCATACCGGAATATCGGGATTTAGAGCGTGCTTTGGCCTGCATGGTGGACGATAAGGTCTATGTATTGGTTTCCAGAGGGGAAAAACCTACTTCTGGCTTCGCAGTCACCATCGACCGAATGCTGGTTGAAGAGAAGGACGGAGTGACTAATTTGGCTGTTTATGCTAAGTTTGCAGATCCAGAACCAGGAGTAGCTTTGACGCAGATTTTAACTTATCCGCTCCAGGTTGCCGAGACGGGATTGACTACGCTGCCGGATCAAATTGAGCTCAGGGTACAGTATAAATAA
- the trpE gene encoding anthranilate synthase component I, whose amino-acid sequence MYKPSLEESKKIAAEGDYKNIPVSCEIYGDTCTPVEILKKLRRVSGSCYLLESNEDVRGRGRYTFLGYEPSLELTCTGGHMQIKGPEGIQSFQTKQPAAYISQIIRENSSPRLPYLPAFTGGLVGYFSYDYIQYSEPSLKLGASDDERFKDVDLMLFHKVIIFDHLRHKVLLVANAGTESLERNYEQALNDLSKMRDLIRQGKPIEEEPPVLLSPMKALFSRETYRQMVERAKEHIRQGDIFQVVLSNRFEAEMKGSLMNVYRVMRTINPAPYMFFFSSDHIEMAGASPETLVKLEGNRVSTFPLAGTRPRGKTVEEDQTLEQELLADEKELAEHNMLVDLGRNDLGKISRFGTLKVDKYLEIEKFSHVMHIGSAVHGELSEGMQAMDAIHAVLPAGTLSGAPKIRACQIIHELEENKRGVYGGAIGYLALNGDMDTCIAIRLAFKKNGKVFVRSGAGIVADSVPEKEYQECLNKARAVLEALEASKERLES is encoded by the coding sequence ATGTACAAGCCATCGCTGGAAGAATCTAAAAAAATAGCGGCTGAGGGAGACTACAAGAACATTCCTGTCAGCTGTGAAATCTATGGGGACACCTGCACCCCGGTAGAGATCTTGAAAAAATTACGGCGGGTCAGCGGCAGCTGCTATCTGTTGGAGAGCAACGAGGATGTGCGAGGACGAGGGCGATACACCTTTTTAGGTTATGAGCCCAGTCTGGAGCTGACCTGCACAGGCGGACATATGCAAATTAAGGGGCCAGAGGGCATTCAGTCCTTTCAGACAAAACAGCCTGCTGCTTATATCAGTCAGATTATCCGGGAAAACAGCAGCCCTCGGCTGCCTTATCTGCCGGCCTTTACCGGTGGACTGGTAGGGTACTTTTCTTATGACTACATCCAGTATAGTGAGCCTTCTCTGAAGCTGGGGGCCTCAGACGACGAACGCTTTAAGGATGTGGACCTGATGTTGTTTCATAAGGTTATTATCTTTGATCACCTGCGGCACAAGGTTCTTCTCGTGGCCAACGCAGGAACTGAGAGCTTGGAAAGAAACTACGAGCAGGCCCTGAACGACTTGTCGAAAATGAGGGATCTTATCCGCCAAGGAAAGCCCATAGAAGAAGAGCCTCCGGTGCTGTTAAGCCCTATGAAAGCCTTGTTTAGCAGAGAGACCTATCGGCAGATGGTGGAACGAGCGAAAGAGCACATTCGACAAGGAGATATTTTTCAGGTGGTGCTGTCTAACCGCTTTGAGGCGGAGATGAAAGGCAGCCTGATGAACGTCTATCGGGTCATGCGTACCATCAATCCCGCGCCTTATATGTTTTTCTTTTCCAGCGACCATATTGAGATGGCTGGTGCCTCGCCAGAAACACTGGTGAAGCTGGAGGGGAATCGAGTAAGTACCTTTCCTCTGGCAGGAACCAGACCTCGGGGCAAGACAGTAGAAGAAGATCAAACCCTGGAACAGGAACTGCTGGCCGATGAAAAGGAACTGGCAGAGCACAACATGCTGGTAGATTTGGGCAGAAACGATTTAGGCAAGATTAGCCGCTTTGGCACCCTAAAGGTAGACAAATACTTAGAGATCGAAAAGTTTTCCCATGTGATGCATATAGGCTCTGCTGTTCATGGAGAACTGAGCGAGGGAATGCAGGCCATGGATGCCATCCATGCTGTGCTCCCGGCAGGAACTCTTTCGGGAGCACCAAAAATTCGAGCCTGCCAGATTATCCACGAACTGGAGGAAAATAAGCGAGGCGTCTACGGCGGAGCCATTGGCTATCTGGCGCTTAACGGAGATATGGATACCTGCATCGCCATTCGGCTGGCCTTTAAGAAGAATGGAAAGGTCTTTGTCCGCTCGGGAGCCGGCATCGTGGCTGACAGCGTGCCGGAAAAGGAATATCAGGAATGCCTGAACAAGGCCAGAGCGGTACTAGAAGCTCTGGAAGCATCGAAAGAGAGGTTGGAATCATGA
- a CDS encoding anthranilate synthase component II has protein sequence MILLIDNYDSFSYNLYQLIGTLAPDIQVVRNDQLTVEQVAEMKPEAIVLSPGPGRPGDAGICVELVRKLGDHLPILGICLGHQAICEAYGATVSYAKELVHGKKSVVALDTDSLVFTGLKRNIKVARYHSLAALRESLPENLKVTARTFDGEVMAVEHRQHPVYGLQFHPESILTEDGEQMMKNFLKGGMRR, from the coding sequence ATGATATTGCTTATTGATAATTATGATAGTTTTTCTTACAATCTGTATCAGTTAATTGGCACTTTGGCGCCTGACATCCAAGTGGTGCGAAATGATCAGCTGACGGTGGAGCAGGTGGCAGAGATGAAGCCGGAAGCTATTGTCCTTTCGCCGGGGCCAGGCAGGCCTGGGGATGCTGGTATCTGTGTGGAGCTGGTGCGCAAGCTAGGAGATCACCTTCCCATCCTGGGTATCTGTTTGGGACATCAGGCTATCTGTGAAGCTTACGGGGCCACGGTATCATATGCCAAGGAGTTGGTCCACGGGAAGAAATCCGTCGTGGCGCTGGATACGGACAGCTTGGTTTTCACTGGACTGAAAAGAAATATAAAGGTGGCCCGGTACCATTCATTGGCAGCCTTGAGGGAGAGCCTGCCTGAGAACTTAAAGGTGACAGCCCGAACCTTTGACGGAGAGGTCATGGCGGTAGAACATAGACAGCATCCTGTATATGGACTGCAATTCCATCCAGAATCCATTTTAACAGAGGACGGGGAACAGATGATGAAGAATTTTCTAAAGGGAGGAATGAGACGATGA
- the trpD gene encoding anthranilate phosphoribosyltransferase — MIKEAIIKLAGNENLDYETARLVMDEIMSGQASDVQKSAYLTAMSLKGETIAEISASAEGMRKHCLKLPHHLNVLEIVGTGGDGSNSFNISTTSALVISAAGVPVAKHGNRAASSKCGAADVLEALGVNITLPPEQSAELLQTIGICFLFAQTYHRAMKHVAAVRKELGIKTVFNILGPLANPAEAKMQLLGVYDKALVAPMAEVLIHLGVNRGMVVYGMDGLDEISMSDATAVCEIRDGRLDFYEISPEIFGLKRCDKSQLVGGSPQENAAITRSILQGEKGPRRDAVVLNSGAALYIAEKAASIQAGIGLAEQALDSGKALEQLNRFVELSNR; from the coding sequence ATGATTAAAGAAGCGATTATTAAACTGGCAGGAAACGAAAACTTAGATTATGAAACAGCCAGACTGGTGATGGATGAAATCATGAGCGGACAGGCCAGTGATGTGCAGAAAAGTGCTTACCTGACGGCCATGAGCCTGAAAGGCGAAACCATTGCGGAAATCTCCGCTTCCGCAGAGGGTATGCGCAAGCACTGCTTGAAGCTGCCTCACCACTTGAATGTGCTGGAGATTGTAGGTACTGGCGGAGACGGCTCCAATTCCTTTAATATTTCCACCACTTCGGCCTTGGTCATTTCAGCGGCAGGGGTACCAGTGGCTAAACATGGAAACCGGGCAGCCTCCAGCAAATGCGGAGCGGCAGATGTGCTGGAAGCCTTGGGGGTGAATATCACCCTGCCGCCAGAACAGAGTGCAGAGCTCCTCCAGACCATAGGTATCTGCTTTCTCTTCGCCCAGACCTACCACAGGGCTATGAAGCATGTGGCTGCCGTGCGAAAGGAATTGGGCATTAAGACGGTCTTTAATATTTTAGGGCCTCTTGCCAACCCGGCAGAGGCTAAGATGCAGCTTCTGGGTGTTTACGACAAAGCCTTAGTAGCACCTATGGCCGAGGTACTGATTCATCTAGGGGTGAATCGGGGGATGGTCGTATACGGCATGGATGGTCTGGATGAAATCTCCATGAGTGACGCTACCGCCGTCTGCGAAATTCGGGACGGCAGACTGGACTTCTATGAAATATCGCCAGAAATCTTTGGATTGAAACGCTGTGATAAATCCCAGTTGGTGGGAGGCAGTCCGCAGGAGAATGCGGCTATCACCAGAAGTATCCTTCAAGGAGAGAAAGGCCCCAGACGGGATGCGGTGGTGCTGAATTCGGGAGCAGCTCTGTATATTGCTGAAAAAGCCGCTTCTATCCAGGCGGGGATTGGGCTGGCAGAGCAAGCCTTGGACAGCGGTAAGGCACTGGAGCAGCTAAACCGATTTGTTGAGCTATCCAATAGGTAG
- the trpC gene encoding indole-3-glycerol phosphate synthase TrpC produces the protein MILDKIVASTKKRISGQQERQPLAQLREKVQNMGTDGNFPFEQALKRDQLSFICEVKKASPSKGLISADFPYVQIAEEYEQAGADVISVLTEPEYFLGSSQYLQEIRRAVKVPLLRKDFIIDPYQIYEAKVLGASAVLLICAILSREQLSSYLKLADSLGLSSLVEAHTEEEVQMALSAGARVIGVNNRNLTTFQVDFTTCLKLRSLVPPEVAYVAESGIRDGDQLAQLKSCGVQGVLIGETLMRSLDKQALLSEWRNL, from the coding sequence ATGATATTAGATAAAATCGTAGCGAGCACCAAAAAGCGGATTTCAGGCCAGCAAGAGCGGCAGCCTTTGGCGCAGCTTCGGGAAAAGGTGCAAAATATGGGAACAGATGGCAACTTTCCTTTTGAACAGGCCTTAAAGAGGGATCAGTTGTCCTTTATCTGCGAAGTAAAAAAGGCATCTCCTTCCAAAGGGCTGATTTCAGCTGACTTCCCTTATGTTCAAATTGCAGAGGAATATGAGCAGGCAGGGGCGGATGTCATCTCTGTGCTGACAGAGCCGGAATACTTCTTAGGCAGCAGTCAATATTTGCAGGAAATCCGCAGGGCGGTGAAGGTGCCTTTGCTGAGAAAGGACTTCATTATTGATCCTTATCAGATTTATGAAGCCAAGGTGCTGGGAGCCTCGGCGGTGCTGCTGATTTGCGCCATTCTTAGCCGGGAGCAGCTGAGCAGCTACCTCAAGCTAGCAGACAGCCTGGGTTTATCTTCCTTGGTGGAAGCCCATACAGAGGAGGAAGTTCAGATGGCTCTTTCAGCAGGGGCGCGGGTCATTGGTGTTAACAACCGAAACTTGACCACCTTTCAGGTGGATTTCACCACTTGTTTGAAGTTGAGATCTCTGGTTCCTCCAGAGGTGGCTTATGTGGCAGAGAGCGGTATACGGGATGGTGATCAGTTGGCCCAGCTAAAGAGCTGCGGTGTTCAGGGCGTTCTCATCGGAGAGACGCTGATGCGAAGTTTGGACAAGCAAGCCCTGTTATCAGAATGGAGGAATTTATGA
- a CDS encoding phosphoribosylanthranilate isomerase, which yields MTKIKICGLSKGEHAAYVNEAMADYAGFVFAKSRRQVSFSEAAVIRRALRPEIAAVGVFVDEEPERVSEAVQAGIIDLVQLHGQENEEYLQQLRRLVSVPIIQAVKVRRLSDIEEACSGSADFLLLDSGAGGSGEVFDWNLVHTITKPFFLAGGINSQNVEQGIRLLRPYGVDVSSGVETTGEMDRKKVLELVRRVRHE from the coding sequence ATGACCAAGATTAAAATATGCGGCCTCAGCAAAGGAGAGCACGCAGCATATGTGAACGAAGCCATGGCTGATTACGCAGGCTTCGTCTTTGCCAAAAGCAGGCGGCAGGTGAGTTTTTCAGAGGCAGCGGTTATCCGCAGGGCTTTGCGCCCCGAGATTGCTGCTGTAGGAGTCTTCGTGGATGAAGAGCCGGAACGGGTATCAGAAGCTGTTCAGGCTGGGATTATTGACCTGGTGCAGCTTCATGGACAGGAAAATGAAGAGTACCTGCAACAGCTGCGCCGCTTGGTATCGGTTCCGATCATTCAGGCAGTGAAGGTCAGAAGGCTAAGTGATATAGAGGAAGCTTGCAGCGGAAGTGCCGATTTTCTGTTGCTGGACAGCGGAGCTGGAGGCAGCGGTGAAGTCTTTGACTGGAATCTGGTGCATACCATCACCAAGCCTTTTTTTCTGGCAGGCGGTATCAATAGCCAGAATGTAGAGCAAGGTATCCGGCTGCTGCGACCCTATGGTGTGGATGTGAGCAGTGGCGTGGAAACTACGGGAGAAATGGATCGGAAAAAAGTTTTAGAATTAGTCAGGAGGGTGCGACATGAGTAA
- the trpB gene encoding tryptophan synthase subunit beta: protein MSKGRYGIHGGQYIPETLMNEIIHLEECYEQCQRDEAFNRELNRLLSEYAGRPSELYFAKKMTEDLGGAKIYLKREDMNHTGSHKINNVLGQVLLAKKMGKSRVIAETGAGQHGVATATAAALLDMECEIFMGKEDTQRQALNVYRMELLGAKVHPVTTGTMTLKDAVNAAMREWASRVSDTLYVLGSVMGPHPFPLMVRDFQSIIGKEARAQILEAEGRLPDAVVACVGGGSNAMGLFYRFLKDEQVRLIGCEAAGLGVETGKHAATIAKGSLGIFHGMKSYFCQDKFGQIAPVYSISAGLDYPGIGPEHAQLHDMGRAEYVPITDEEAVAAFEYIAKTEGIIAAIESAHAVAYLMKLAPQMGKEQVIIACLSGRGDKDVAAIAKYRGVNIVE from the coding sequence ATGAGTAAAGGCAGATACGGAATACATGGGGGCCAGTATATCCCCGAAACATTGATGAATGAAATCATTCATTTGGAGGAGTGCTATGAGCAGTGTCAGAGAGATGAAGCCTTTAACCGGGAGCTGAACAGACTGCTGTCGGAATATGCAGGAAGGCCGTCGGAGCTTTACTTTGCCAAAAAGATGACGGAGGACTTGGGTGGAGCAAAGATCTATTTGAAACGAGAGGATATGAATCATACAGGCTCCCACAAAATCAACAATGTGTTGGGACAGGTGCTTCTGGCAAAGAAGATGGGCAAGTCGCGAGTGATTGCCGAGACTGGCGCAGGACAGCACGGAGTGGCCACGGCCACCGCAGCGGCTCTCTTAGATATGGAATGTGAAATCTTCATGGGCAAGGAAGATACCCAGCGGCAAGCCTTAAATGTATACCGGATGGAGCTGTTGGGAGCTAAGGTCCATCCGGTGACCACCGGCACGATGACTCTAAAGGATGCTGTAAACGCAGCCATGAGAGAATGGGCCAGCCGAGTATCAGATACCTTATATGTATTGGGATCGGTTATGGGGCCCCACCCCTTTCCCCTGATGGTGCGTGATTTTCAGAGTATTATCGGCAAAGAGGCCCGAGCACAAATATTAGAAGCAGAAGGTCGGCTGCCCGATGCGGTGGTGGCTTGCGTAGGAGGTGGCAGCAATGCCATGGGCTTATTCTATCGTTTTCTAAAGGATGAACAAGTTCGGTTAATCGGTTGTGAGGCTGCCGGGCTGGGGGTAGAGACAGGCAAACATGCTGCTACTATTGCCAAGGGAAGTTTGGGCATATTTCACGGCATGAAGTCTTACTTCTGCCAGGATAAATTTGGACAGATCGCACCGGTTTACTCGATTTCCGCTGGGCTGGATTACCCGGGCATCGGGCCAGAGCATGCTCAGCTTCATGATATGGGGCGGGCAGAATATGTACCGATAACGGATGAGGAGGCGGTAGCGGCTTTTGAATACATCGCCAAGACGGAGGGCATTATTGCCGCTATCGAAAGTGCCCATGCGGTTGCGTATCTAATGAAGCTGGCTCCACAGATGGGGAAGGAACAGGTAATTATTGCTTGTTTATCCGGCAGAGGAGACAAGGACGTTGCTGCTATTGCAAAATACAGAGGGGTGAATATCGTTGAGTAG
- the trpA gene encoding tryptophan synthase subunit alpha, whose product MSRIKDVLIRNGKEQKALVAFLTAGDPGIEQTKDFIRELIRAGADLIEIGIPFSDPIAEGPVIQNANLRALAGGVDTNQIFQLAAEIRQESSVPLVFMTYLNLVFHYGYEGFFSRCQQAGVDGIILPDLPFEEKREVADIADKYGVDVISLLAPTSENRIRVIAEEAQGFIYLVSSMGVTGVRETIDTDLESLSTLIRKHTAIPCFIGFGISRPEQAVEMAAISDGVIVGSAIVKLIETHGNEAGRYIYEYVRSMKEAVMSARP is encoded by the coding sequence TTGAGTAGAATAAAAGATGTGTTAATAAGAAATGGAAAAGAGCAAAAGGCTTTGGTGGCATTCTTAACTGCGGGAGATCCTGGCATTGAACAGACAAAGGACTTTATCCGGGAGCTGATACGGGCGGGTGCTGATTTGATTGAAATCGGCATTCCTTTTTCCGATCCCATCGCAGAGGGACCGGTCATTCAAAATGCTAACCTCCGGGCTTTAGCAGGTGGGGTTGACACCAACCAAATCTTTCAGCTGGCGGCAGAAATCCGCCAGGAAAGTTCGGTACCGCTAGTATTTATGACTTATTTAAACTTGGTATTTCACTATGGGTATGAAGGGTTTTTCAGCCGCTGCCAGCAGGCGGGGGTGGATGGAATTATTTTGCCAGACCTGCCTTTTGAGGAAAAAAGGGAAGTAGCGGATATTGCGGATAAGTATGGGGTGGATGTCATTTCTCTCCTTGCTCCGACTTCGGAAAACCGCATTCGCGTTATTGCAGAAGAAGCCCAGGGTTTTATCTATCTAGTCTCGTCCATGGGTGTTACTGGTGTGCGAGAGACTATCGACACGGACCTGGAGAGTTTGTCCACCCTCATTCGGAAACATACCGCTATTCCTTGTTTCATCGGGTTTGGTATCAGCCGGCCAGAACAGGCGGTAGAAATGGCCGCAATCAGCGACGGCGTAATCGTGGGTAGTGCTATCGTGAAGCTTATTGAGACTCACGGCAATGAGGCGGGGCGCTATATTTATGAGTACGTAAGAAGTATGAAAGAAGCTGTTATGAGTGCTCGTCCGTAA